Proteins co-encoded in one Azospirillum brasilense genomic window:
- a CDS encoding MinD/ParA family protein has translation MTDPVFPAALKNVHPLRGANVIAVASGKGGVGKTWFSITLAHALTKMGKNSLLFDGDLGLANVDIQLGFQPKNDLGAVINGDVTLGRAAQRYTEGGFDIIAGRSGSGTLAQLPSQRLSGLRNDLMELARRYDCVIMDMGAGVDRTVRTLSGPAGTTLVVTTDEPTSLTDAYAFIKLTHATNPTADLRVVVNMAQSVKDGERTYGTILKACQNFLKYKPALAGIIRRDLKVRDAIRNQSPLLTRSPASDAARDVLAIAQRLLNGQ, from the coding sequence ATGACCGATCCGGTGTTTCCGGCCGCCCTCAAGAACGTTCACCCGCTGCGCGGTGCCAACGTCATCGCCGTGGCCAGTGGAAAGGGCGGCGTCGGCAAGACGTGGTTCTCGATCACGCTCGCCCACGCGCTGACCAAGATGGGCAAGAACTCGCTGCTGTTCGACGGCGACCTCGGCCTCGCCAACGTCGACATCCAGCTCGGCTTCCAGCCGAAGAACGATCTCGGCGCGGTCATCAACGGCGACGTGACGCTCGGCCGCGCGGCCCAGCGCTACACCGAGGGCGGCTTCGACATCATCGCCGGCCGCTCCGGCTCCGGGACGCTCGCCCAGTTGCCGAGCCAGCGCCTGTCCGGCTTGCGCAACGACCTGATGGAGCTGGCCCGGCGCTACGACTGCGTGATCATGGATATGGGCGCCGGCGTCGACCGCACGGTGCGCACCCTGTCCGGCCCCGCCGGGACGACGCTGGTGGTGACGACGGACGAGCCGACCTCGCTGACCGACGCTTACGCCTTCATCAAGCTGACCCACGCCACCAACCCCACCGCCGACCTGCGCGTCGTGGTGAACATGGCGCAGAGCGTGAAGGACGGCGAGCGGACCTACGGCACCATACTGAAGGCCTGCCAGAACTTCCTGAAATACAAGCCCGCGCTGGCCGGCATCATCCGCCGCGACCTGAAGGTGCGCGACGCCATCCGCAACCAGTCGCCGCTGCTGACCCGCTCCCCCGCATCCGACGCCGCGCGGGACGTGCTGGCCATCGCCCAGCGGCTTCTCAACGGCCAGTAA